In the Candidatus Omnitrophota bacterium genome, CGGCCGCGGGAAGGATACGCCGCCCGAGCTTCTTGATATCAAGCTTTACACCATCCGCAAGCGGTTGTACAACAAGGTCCAGCAGTCGACCCTGAGCCAGCGCAATTTTTACTATTTTTGCAGTCTGTCCACCAAGACCATGGTTTATAAAGGGCAGTTGATGGCCGAACAGGTCGACCGGTTCTTCCCGGACCTGGCCGACCCGGCCATGGTCTCGGCCCTGGCCATGATCCATTCGCGGTACAGCACCAACACCTTCCCAACTTGGGCCCTGGCGCACCCTTACCGCATGATGGCCCATAACGGCGAGATCAACACGCTGCGCGGCAACATCAACTGGATGCATCCCCGCGAGATGCAGTTCGTTTCCGAGGCCTTTGGCGACGATATCAAAAAAGTCCTGCCCATCGTGGTCCCGCACGGCAGCGATTCGGCGACCTTTGACAACGTGCTGGAGATGCTGGTGCTGAGCGGACGGTCCCTGCCGCACGCCATGATGATGATGATCCCCGAGGCGTGGCGCGGGCATGAGAGCATGCCGGAAGCCAAGAAGGCGTTTTATGAATATCATTCCTGTCTGATGGAGCCGTGGGACGGTCCCGCGTCCATCGCGTTCACCGACGGGCGCTATATCGGCGCGGTCCTGGACCGCAACGGCCTGCGCCCTTCCCGCTACTGGGTGACCAAGGACGACCAGGTCATCATGGCGTCGGAAACGGGCGTGCTGCCGGTTTCCCCGGAGAACGTGGTCCTCAAGGAGCGCCTCCAGCCGGGTAAGATGTTCCTCGTGGACACCCAGGAAGGCCGCATCATCGATGACGCGGAGTTGAAGAACACGTACGCGACCCGCCAGCCCTATGGCCAATGGCTGAAAGATCAGATCGTTGACATCAACGACCTCCCGGAGCCGAAGAAGGTGCACGGCCTCAACGAAAAAAAAATTCTGGGGCGCCAGCGGGCGTTCGGTTACACCCTTGAGGATCTTAAGATCATTTTGTATCCGATGGCTGTGAGCGGCGAGGAGGCCACCGGGTCCATGGGCGCCGACACGCCGATCGCGGTGTTGAGCACGCGCCCACAGCCTTTGTACAATTATTTTAAACAGCTGTTCGCCCAGGTCACCAACCCGCCGATCGACGCCATCCGCGAGGAGGTCATCATGGATGAAGGCGTCATGCTCGGTTCGGAAGGCAATCTCCTGGATGAAACGCCCCAGCATTGCCATCGCCTGCGCCTGCCGCGCCCGATCCTGAAGAATAAAGAACTGGAAAAGGTCCGGCAGGTCAACAAGGGCGGACTGAAGGCCGCGACCTTGTCCGCGGTTTTTCCGTTGAGCAACGGCCCGTCCGGGCTGGAGCGTGCCCTGGAGGAACTGTTTCTCAAGGCCGATGAGGCCATTGAGGAGGGGTACACGATCCTCATCATCTCCGACCGTGACGTTAATAAGGACAACGTGGCGATCCCTGCCCTGTTGGCGTGCGCGGGAATGCATCATCATTTGATCCGCCAGGGGACGCGGGCCAAGGTGAGCCTGGTCATCGAGACCGGCGAGGCGCGCGAGATGCATCATTTCGCGGTGCTTATCGGTTACGGCGCCAACGCCATCAATCCGTATTTGGTTTTTGAGACGATCGAAGATCAGCTGAAAAAAGGCTACTACCCTCCGGCGCTGACCGCCGAGGACGCGTTCAAGAATTTTGTCAAAGCCACGCGCAAGGGGCTTTTCAAGGTCATCTCCAAAATGGGGATCTCGACGATCCAGTCTTACTGCGGCGCGCAGATCTTTGAGGCCGTGGGGCTGGGGCAGGCGCTGATCGAAAAATATTTCACGGCCACGCCGTCGCGCATCGGCGGGATCGGCATCGTGACCGTTGCCGAGGAATCGATCCGCCGGCACAAGGCCGCGTTTCCCGACACCAATGTTTACGACGGACTGCTGGATGAAGGCGGCGATTACCATTGGCGGCGCGACGGCGAGCACCACCAGCTCAACCCCCAGACGATCGCGACCCTTCAGCACGCGGTCAAAAGCCGGGACTATGAGCTTTTCAAGAAATACGCGAAGCTGGTCAACGACCAGCAGACGAATCTGGCCACCATCCGGGGGCTGATCGGTTTCAAGAAGGCCAATCCGATTCCCCTGGCCGAGGTCGAGCCGGCGTCGGAAATCGTGAAACGTTTTGCCACCGGCGCGATGAGCTACGGCTCCATTTCCAAGGAAGCGCATGAAACCCTGGCGGTCGCCATGAACCGCCTGGGCGGATTTTCCAACACAGGCGAAGGCGGCGAGGACCCGGAACGTTTTAAAACTCTCCCCAACGGAGATTCCAAGCGGAGCCGCATCAAGCAGGTGGCCCAGGGCCGGTTCGGTGTCACCATCGAATACCTTGTCAACGCCGACCAGCTTCAGATCAAGATGGCGCAGGGCGCGAAGCCCGGCGAGGGCGGCCAGCTTCCCGGGCACAAGGTGAGCAAGGAGATCGCAAAGACCCGGTACACGACCCCGGGCGTGCAGCTCATTTCCCCTCCGCCGCACCATGACATCTATTCCATCGAGGATCTGGCCCAGCTGATCCATGATTTGAAAAATGCCAACCCGCGCGCGGACGTCAGCGTCAAGCTTGTTGCCGAGGTCGGGGTGGGGACGGTGGCGGCCGGCGTGTCCAAGGGCAAAGCCGACCACGTTCTCATCAGCGGGTACGAGGGCGGCACCGGGGCCTCTCCCCAGACGTCTATCAAGCATGCCGGCCTTCCCATGGAGCTTGGCATCGCCGAGACCCAGCAGGTCCTGGTCATGAACGACCTGCGCGGCCGCATCCGCGTGCAGACCGACGGCCAGCTCAAGACGGGACGCGACGTGGCCATCGCCGCGATGCTCGGGGCGGACGAGTTTGGTTTTGCCACGATCGCCCTGGTGACGATGGGCTGTATCCTTTTGCGTAAATGCCATCTGAACACCTGCTCCGTCGGAATCGCCACCCAGGACCCGGAATTGCGGAAAAAGTTCACAGGTTCGCCCGATGACGTGGCCGCCTTTTTTACGTTTGTGGCCGAGGAGGTCCGCGAGATCATGGCCCAGCTCGGCTTTCGCCGTTTCCAGGAGATGGTCGGCCGGGTGGATGTGCTGGACACCCAGGATCTCATCGGTCACTGGAAGGCCAAGGGCATTGACCTGACGAATATCCTTCATAAGCCGGACGTGCCCCGTCACGTGGCCATTTCCCACGTGAGCCGCCAGGACCACGGCCTGGAAAAGGCGCTCGATAACAAATTGATCGAGGTCTGCCTTGAAGCCATCCAGCACAAAAAACCGGTGCGTTACAGCTGCCCGATCCATAACACCAACCGGACCGTCGGGACGATGCTGAGCTCTGAGATCGCGCGGCGCCACGGGCTGTCTGGATTGCCGGAGGAAACGATCCAGATCAACTTTGAAGGCTCGGCCGGGCAGAGCTTTGGCGCATTTTTGTCGCGCGGGGTGACTTTGACCCTGGAAGGCGACGCCAACGATTACGTCGGGAAAGGGCTCTCGGGCGGCCGGCTTGTCATTTATCCGCCGAAAAAGGCCACGTTTGTTCCCGAGAAAAATATCATTGTCGGCAACGTGGTGCTTTATGGCGCGATTTCCGGGGAAGTCTTCTTCCGCGGGCTTGCCGGCGAGCGTTTCGCGGTGCGCAACAGCGGCGCCCACGCGGTCGTCGAAGGGATCGGCGACCACGGGTGCGAGTATATGACCGGAGGGCGGGTCGTGGTCATCGGCCCGACAGGTCGCAACTTTGCGGCCGGGATGAGCGGCGGGATCGCCTATGTTTGGGACAAGGACGGCAATTTTAGAAATCGTTGCAACCTGGGCATGGTCGAGATTTTTCCGGTGCAGGATCCTGCCGACATTCGGGAGATCCGGTCGCTGGTGGAAAAGCACGTCCAGTATACGAGCAGCACGGTGGCCAAGGACGTCCTGGAACGCTGGGACAGCGTCGTGGGGCAGTTCGTGAAGGTCTATCCGGTTGATTACCGCCGGGTGGTGGAAGAGGCGGCCAAGGCCGCGCAGCCTTCCGCCCCGACGGCGGGCGTGAACAGATAAATTTTTCTTTGTTGAGAAAGGATCCTGCTGCATGGGCGACGCCAAGGGTTTCATGAAATACGACCGGGAAGATTTTCATAAACAGCCCGCCCCGGACCGCATCAGGCATTGGAAAGAATTCTACCTGGAGATGCCGGAGGAGGACCTGCGCAAGCAGGGCGCCCGCTGCATGGACTGCGGGGTCCCGTTCTGTCAGTCCGGCTGTCCGATCGGAAATATTATTCCCGACTGGAATGACTTGGTTTATAATAACCGCTGGCAGGAAGCCATTGAGCGGCTGCACAAGACGAACAATTTTCCGGAATTCACCGGCCGGGTCTGCCCGGCGCCATGCGAAAATTCCTGCGTTCTGGGGATCAATGCGCCGCCGGTGACCATCAAGAATATCGAAGTTTCGATCATTGAAAAGGCTTATGAGGAAGGTTTTATCAAGCCGCTTTCTCCGAAGCATCGGACGGGCTTGAAAGTCGCTGTTGTCGGGTCAGGCCCGGCGGGCTTGGCCTGCGCGGACCAGCTTAACAAGGCCGGCCATACGGTCACCGTTTATGAGAAGAATGAAGAGGTGGGCGGGCTTCTCATGTTCGGCATCCCGGATTTCAAGCTGGGGAAATGGGTCGTCAAGCGGCGGGTCAAACGCATGGAACAGGAGGGCGTGAAAATCAAGGCCGGGGTTCATGTGGGGGTTGATGTTTCGGCCCGGGAATTGGCCGGTAAGCATGACGCGGTTGTGCTTTGCGGGGGAGCGGAACAGCCGCGGGATATTCCGATTCCAGGCCGAGAGCTGAAAGGCATTCATTTCGCCATGGAATTTTTGGCCCAGCAGAACCGGGTCAACATGGGCCAGCACATCAAGGCGGAAGACCGGATCCTGGCCGAAGGGAAGAGCGTGGTCGTTCTCGGCGGCGGAGACACCGGTTCCGACTGCATCGGGACGTCCAACCGCCAGGGCGCCAAACAGGTTTATAATTTTGAACTGCTGGCCCGTCCTCCCAAGTCCCGCGACGCTGACAATCCGTGGCCGCAGTGGGCCTTCATTGAAAGGTCTTCCACTTCCCATGATGAGGGATGCGAGCGCGATTACGGGGTCATGACAAAGCGCTTCAGCGGAGAAAACGGCCGTGTCAAGAAACTCCATGCCGTGCGGCTGGAGTTCGGCCCGAAAGACCCCAAGACTGGGCGCCGGGACATGAAAGAGATTCCCGGCTCCGAGTTTGAGGTGGACGCGGATCTCGTTCTTTTGGCCCTGGGGTTCCTGGGGCCTGTGAAAAACGGGATGCTCCAGGAATTGGGCGTTGCCTTGGACGAGCGGGGGAACGTCAAGACGGACAATAACCGCATGACCAGTGTTCCCGGGATTTTTGCCGCCGGCGATATGCGCCGCGGCCAGTCCCTGGTGGTCTGGGCGATCAATGAAGGCCGCGCCGCCGCGGAAGGAGTCCACGGGTATTTGATGAGCGCGAAGGAGAGCGGTGCGATAAAATAGATTCTTTACCTTTCGAGGAGGCTTCCATGAACAAATTGGTGATGGTGTTGATCGTGATGTTTGTTTTCAGCGGGTGCGGGGGATCTCAGCAATCCCAGCAGGACAAAAAAAATGAGGCCGGCATGGCCGAATTTCAACAGCTTGTGACCACGGGCCAGGCCACGGGCAGCAACGCGGGTCAGATCAGCGCCGGGTTGCAATCCCTGCGCGAAGCGGACGTGTCCTCGGCGATCAAGAATTTCGACGAGGCGATTAAAAAAAATCCGCGCGATCCGGCAGGATACCTGATCCTGGGGCAGACATACCTGCGTTTGGGGGATTTTAACCGCGCCAGTGACACCTTCGAGGCCGGGACGCGGGTCGCCCCGTCAAGCGGCGAGCTTTTCTATCTTTTGGCCTTCAGCCAGGGATTGGCCGGCGATCGTGAAGCGGCCCAGGCGAACGCGCAGAGAAGCGTGGAGATTTTTCAGGAGGATAAAGACCAGGAAAAGTTTTTGCGGTCTGTTGCCCTTTTGCAGGGCCTGATGCAGGTGGAGGGTGCCCCTTCCTCCTCTGATGCAGCCAAGACCCAATAACGGTTCAGGAGAAGCGTCATGACGGCCTCTATTCGATCATGTCGGTTTACGGCGTTGCCGTTTTTGGCGGCGGCGATGGCCATGGCGGTGTTCTTTCCGACTGGACAGAAACCGTTGTTGGCCGGTGATGCCAATATGGTCAATGGGCCTGTCTCCAATACCGAAGTCCCTGCCAAGCCGGAAGACCCCCGCGTTAGGGAGCTGCAGGAAAAGCAGAAGGAATTGAAAAATGGGTATGAACTCCAGCGGGACGCCATGGAAGAGGATTTTAAAAAGGTTTTGGAAGAGACTCCTTCCAGTCCGGCCAGGCAGGATTTGATCAGGGAGTTTAAGGCCAAGCAGGATCATTTGAAGAGTCAATTTCAGTCCAACCTGCGGGAATTCCAAAAAGAAGAACGTAAATTGCGGTTTGGGCGGGAGGACCTGCACCGGGATATCTTCATCGAATCACCGGTCAATGGGCCTGCAAAGGCTGATGGTCAGGAGGGCTGGCGCAGGGACTTTGAAGAACGCAAGCGCCGCCAGGATGTCCTTCTCCAGCAGGACCGGATGAAAGAAGAGAACGCCACGCGGGAAAAGTTCTGGAAAACGGAAGGAGAGCCCGAGGGGGAGGTTGAAGGGCAACCGGTTCCTGATCCAGATGACGTTCAGCCCGAGAACCCGCAGCCGGACGCCGCGCAACCGCCTATGCCGCCGGAATCCAATCCCGCGCCCAAAGTCATGCAATTTTGATGGTATGATTTTTTTCGCCGCCGCTGCGGCACTCTTGTCTTATCTGTCTTTCCCCAATGTGTTGTTCCCCCGGGGATTGCCGTTCCTTGCCTGGGTTTCGATCGTTCCGCTTTTTGTCCTTCTGGAAAATCCGTCGTTGTCCCGCCGCCTAATGGCCGGATGCGTATTCGGTTTGGTCTTTTACGCACTGGTGACCCAGTGGTTGATTCCTTACAGCTTTTCGGGTTATCTTTTGCTGACGATCATTCTCGCGCTCCAGCCGGTCCTGTTCTCATTTCTTTACCGCCGTTTTCCAACGCCGATTCTTTTGTTTTATGTCCCCGCCCTGTGGGTCGCGGCGGAATTCCTGCGCGCGCTTTTGATGTCCGGTTTTTCCTGGAACACCGGGTTGTCCCAGGCCTTTGTCCCCCCGGTCATCCAGGTAGCCGGCGCGCTGGGGTCATTTGCTGTGTCATTCGTTGTGGTCCTGGTCAATGCGGCCGTTTATCTTTGCTGGAAAGATGCCCGGCACCGGACCTTTGTCCTGACCGCCGGGGCAGGCGCCATTGTGCTGGTCTTGGGATATGGATACCATGCCCTGGGAGATCGTCCGTCCGCTGTTTCCCCGGGGTCGTTGTCTGTCTGCGCGGTCCAGCCCAACATCGATTCCCTGGAAAAGACCGATCCGGAAAAAGTCGCGGGACATGTCCGGCAGCAGGCCGTGCTGTCACGGGAGTGCCTGGAAAAGGGCCGTCCGGATCTGGTGATCTGGCCGGAAACCGCCGTTTCATCGGACTTTTTGCAGGATGAGACGTTGAAAAGCGCGGTGCAGGAAACGGTCCGGGCTGCGGGTGTG is a window encoding:
- a CDS encoding tetratricopeptide repeat protein encodes the protein MNKLVMVLIVMFVFSGCGGSQQSQQDKKNEAGMAEFQQLVTTGQATGSNAGQISAGLQSLREADVSSAIKNFDEAIKKNPRDPAGYLILGQTYLRLGDFNRASDTFEAGTRVAPSSGELFYLLAFSQGLAGDREAAQANAQRSVEIFQEDKDQEKFLRSVALLQGLMQVEGAPSSSDAAKTQ
- the lnt gene encoding apolipoprotein N-acyltransferase, with the translated sequence MIFFAAAAALLSYLSFPNVLFPRGLPFLAWVSIVPLFVLLENPSLSRRLMAGCVFGLVFYALVTQWLIPYSFSGYLLLTIILALQPVLFSFLYRRFPTPILLFYVPALWVAAEFLRALLMSGFSWNTGLSQAFVPPVIQVAGALGSFAVSFVVVLVNAAVYLCWKDARHRTFVLTAGAGAIVLVLGYGYHALGDRPSAVSPGSLSVCAVQPNIDSLEKTDPEKVAGHVRQQAVLSRECLEKGRPDLVIWPETAVSSDFLQDETLKSAVQETVRAAGVPFLIGAALFEGALNRNSAVLLDRSGDVSGIYHKRYLVPFSEYLPGGRLQRIFEILGLRSQSFLAGDKPGLFDLPGHGRFAVTICSEDTIASVFRDESAEDIGWAVVLLNDGWFRQDAGLMMHLQNSVMRAVENRIPVVRVANTGVTCLIDPRGRIVSSLSPNRGDTGVFTVAPGRGRSLYGKIGDVFAVFCLGFVIIIFVLLRGRIEDGRSKREDGKS
- a CDS encoding glutamate synthase subunit beta, translating into MGDAKGFMKYDREDFHKQPAPDRIRHWKEFYLEMPEEDLRKQGARCMDCGVPFCQSGCPIGNIIPDWNDLVYNNRWQEAIERLHKTNNFPEFTGRVCPAPCENSCVLGINAPPVTIKNIEVSIIEKAYEEGFIKPLSPKHRTGLKVAVVGSGPAGLACADQLNKAGHTVTVYEKNEEVGGLLMFGIPDFKLGKWVVKRRVKRMEQEGVKIKAGVHVGVDVSARELAGKHDAVVLCGGAEQPRDIPIPGRELKGIHFAMEFLAQQNRVNMGQHIKAEDRILAEGKSVVVLGGGDTGSDCIGTSNRQGAKQVYNFELLARPPKSRDADNPWPQWAFIERSSTSHDEGCERDYGVMTKRFSGENGRVKKLHAVRLEFGPKDPKTGRRDMKEIPGSEFEVDADLVLLALGFLGPVKNGMLQELGVALDERGNVKTDNNRMTSVPGIFAAGDMRRGQSLVVWAINEGRAAAEGVHGYLMSAKESGAIK
- the gltB gene encoding glutamate synthase large subunit, with the translated sequence MSEHYPPKQGLYDPCFEHDSCGVGFVVNIKGKKSHEIIRSGIQILENLTHRGACGCDPETGDGAGLLIQMPDAFLRKECAKINMELPPLGEYGAGIVFLPPSPGDRNVIEEWTEHIIHEEGQKLLGWREIPHDPTKIGKVARSVMPAFKQLFIGRGKDTPPELLDIKLYTIRKRLYNKVQQSTLSQRNFYYFCSLSTKTMVYKGQLMAEQVDRFFPDLADPAMVSALAMIHSRYSTNTFPTWALAHPYRMMAHNGEINTLRGNINWMHPREMQFVSEAFGDDIKKVLPIVVPHGSDSATFDNVLEMLVLSGRSLPHAMMMMIPEAWRGHESMPEAKKAFYEYHSCLMEPWDGPASIAFTDGRYIGAVLDRNGLRPSRYWVTKDDQVIMASETGVLPVSPENVVLKERLQPGKMFLVDTQEGRIIDDAELKNTYATRQPYGQWLKDQIVDINDLPEPKKVHGLNEKKILGRQRAFGYTLEDLKIILYPMAVSGEEATGSMGADTPIAVLSTRPQPLYNYFKQLFAQVTNPPIDAIREEVIMDEGVMLGSEGNLLDETPQHCHRLRLPRPILKNKELEKVRQVNKGGLKAATLSAVFPLSNGPSGLERALEELFLKADEAIEEGYTILIISDRDVNKDNVAIPALLACAGMHHHLIRQGTRAKVSLVIETGEAREMHHFAVLIGYGANAINPYLVFETIEDQLKKGYYPPALTAEDAFKNFVKATRKGLFKVISKMGISTIQSYCGAQIFEAVGLGQALIEKYFTATPSRIGGIGIVTVAEESIRRHKAAFPDTNVYDGLLDEGGDYHWRRDGEHHQLNPQTIATLQHAVKSRDYELFKKYAKLVNDQQTNLATIRGLIGFKKANPIPLAEVEPASEIVKRFATGAMSYGSISKEAHETLAVAMNRLGGFSNTGEGGEDPERFKTLPNGDSKRSRIKQVAQGRFGVTIEYLVNADQLQIKMAQGAKPGEGGQLPGHKVSKEIAKTRYTTPGVQLISPPPHHDIYSIEDLAQLIHDLKNANPRADVSVKLVAEVGVGTVAAGVSKGKADHVLISGYEGGTGASPQTSIKHAGLPMELGIAETQQVLVMNDLRGRIRVQTDGQLKTGRDVAIAAMLGADEFGFATIALVTMGCILLRKCHLNTCSVGIATQDPELRKKFTGSPDDVAAFFTFVAEEVREIMAQLGFRRFQEMVGRVDVLDTQDLIGHWKAKGIDLTNILHKPDVPRHVAISHVSRQDHGLEKALDNKLIEVCLEAIQHKKPVRYSCPIHNTNRTVGTMLSSEIARRHGLSGLPEETIQINFEGSAGQSFGAFLSRGVTLTLEGDANDYVGKGLSGGRLVIYPPKKATFVPEKNIIVGNVVLYGAISGEVFFRGLAGERFAVRNSGAHAVVEGIGDHGCEYMTGGRVVVIGPTGRNFAAGMSGGIAYVWDKDGNFRNRCNLGMVEIFPVQDPADIREIRSLVEKHVQYTSSTVAKDVLERWDSVVGQFVKVYPVDYRRVVEEAAKAAQPSAPTAGVNR